Below is a window of Plasmodium brasilianum strain Bolivian I chromosome 14, whole genome shotgun sequence DNA.
atatatatatatgtgaatatgcatattttgaTGATTACAAACATTTggtgtatataattttatgtgttatttttatgaagTTTTATGAAGATGTTCCATCTAATGTAAGttgataataatagtaatttaCAATTTCGTTCAAgtaatttcttattttagtgttttctatattttgtatttgaggctttattttattctcaatttttttttttttttctctatcgttttctctttttcctAACTGTAAGATTAAATTTTGAGGTCATatgtatgatatatatatgtgaatgtATGTAGGAGTAAGTATAGATgaagttttatatatatatattatatgcttatatgaattgagtatatacatatatatatgtgtgtttgCATACATACAATTGTACACGTGTGTATGTTCACGTATGAGTGCATAAGTGTTGAAGGCTTAGTAAATACAGTGTGTGCATACATAATCTCCATAATTTAATGATGAAGTATGTATGTGTTCATGtatgtttttaatatgatttatgaaccatttattaataaatgcattttgtattttattattaattcatgtttttaaataatttgttttatgtatgtatgtatatatatatatatatatatatatatatatatatatgggtatatattttttttattatgtttactTCAGTGCTCATATATTGAAGGTATATGAACGGTTTACACTGGTAAAAAGTAATTGTTATATGAATacttttctatttatattgtgcatgttttattttataagtttGTTTGAATGTAtagtttcctttttttttaaataacaaatttattaatgaatGTTTAtgtaagggaaaaaaaaaaaaaattgtattaataaaattaactaGAACAAAATATAGAACGAAAAAGGGACGAAAAATATGTAAGTTAcacacataaaaataatacagaattattattttttgtttaagtTTATTTGCAGTTATATCTACAGAATTTATTAAACTATACAAAATTGTTAGTCTATTTGAAGTTGTCCTTGCATTGTGCAGTTtgacttttattttttgcgaaataaattttccctttttttttctctcatGCCACAtttattactgttataaaaaaaaaaaaaaagaaaaaagaaaaaagaaagaaaaaaatatatatttttttatattctgatgttttatatacaatacatataattatatatatatatcagcAACTtgcgtatatgtgtatgcacatacagtgttgtatattttttatatcatatatatatatatatatttatttatttatttataccgTGTATATCTGTGTATATGCTCGTAACGCATTCACAAGGTGGTGTTAAAAAGACGTAACAATCAAATAACAAAAAGTTATGAAGtaagcattatttttttcatcctaTATGATCATCgtgattattatatatatatatttatttattatgtgtatgtatacatattgtacatatggaaaattaataaaaaataagaatatttaatttttttctgattataaaaaaggataccttttttacattttattatatgtaaaataaatacatactttaatttttagtttttttttttttttttttaccccaTCTTAATTGTATTCTccctatatatgtatataaacatatgcatTGTATGTATGGTAGTATTATTcgtatataaatgcatatatatatatatatatatttataagtatgtatatatatatatatatttataagtatgtatatatattttttttataaccatatatattttgtaaattttctACCTCTTCTCCCCATCTATTCATTAATTCAGTTAggaattaattatattattgaatCACTATTTAATTCAGTTATTTAGTTAATGAACAGACTAGTGCAGTCAGTCGGTGAATCTACCAATCGACGTATTGACAAGTCATACTTTtttctcccttttttttaatatatatatatatatatatatatgaaaattgtAGAAtcgtattattattttgtaatggtatatatttttatatgtataaatatatatgtgtatggtAAAACTTGAAAATaagttatgtatatatatattgtacataTGATATACACATTTGCATATGcagttatataaatgtatgtcaCGTATATGTAGCAGCATTAGCAACATTGTCGCtgcattttattaaaattccttttattcctttttagaagaatattttattagatAATATTGatcatattttatgttaaccccttttaatcctttttttttttttttttttaacattttagtTAGCATTTCATTTacccttttttttgaaaattttttttataatttgttcatatgCGCGTGTTTCATTTGGTAGTGTGTATAAACAAGTAAATTAACAAgtgtaagcatatatatatatatatatatatatatatatatatatatatatatattaactcgagtgcataatattatagtataatttaacaagaattaatataatgGAGGAAGTGAAAGTTGAAGGGGGTAAAGATGCACGAAAAGAAGACGGGTGCAAGAAGAAAGGGAATGTCGTTGAGCAGAATGATAAGAGAGATAGTAATAGTAAGAATGAAGAAACATTGAAAAGTGGAGGTGgaagtagtagtagcagtggAGGAGGAGGGAGTGGttacttatttaatttattagatcgtttaaataatttaaaaaaaataaagccgAAGGTTACAGGGGAAGATGAGGAAAATGCAAATAGTAATGTAAGTCGTAATGATGACAAGAAAGGAGGTGTAggtgaagaaataaaaaaaagtaaaagtgaaaatgaaaattcaaaaatggaagcaaaaaaagaggaaaaaaaggaagcaaAAGTGGAAGCAAAAGTGGAAGTGAAAAAGAGTGAAGTTACAGAGAAAGAAGCCGGAATAGACCTAGTTTGTGAAAAGGTAAATGTAAGCAAAGTAGAAGTTAGCAAAAAAGAAGAGTTAACTGAGGAAATGAAGGACAAAGACGAACGGGATAGTAAACATGGTAGTGAATGGAGTAGTGAACACAATAGTGAACAACGTGCAGAAGAGCTAATTGGTGAAGAATGTACTGCTgctagtaataataatagtgtgGTGGTGGATGGTGTTAATAGAAAAGATGCACGAGAATATGATGAAAAGGAGGTGAACCAGTCAAGTGAATTGAAGAAAGAAAATCATCATGCCAATAGTGTAAGTACCAATAATAGTAGAAGCCGTAGTAGTAATAGTCGTAGTAGCGGAAGCAGCAGTGGAAGTGGCAGTAATattagtagcagtagtagaaACGACGGTTGTGGCAATAATGAGCTCGAggtagaaaaaatatatgtgcatgaGTTAGATCgaatggaaaaattaattaaagaaataagAAGGAATGAGGAGCTATATGGTGATGAAGCGAACAATTTGttccttttatataatgatcTATACAGTTGTATGTTAGAAAATTTAGAACATGTAAATATGACAAATAAGGATGTTAagttattattaaaagaagaaatagagaaattaaaagaaaatagtaatttaatatattcatttttaaaaaatggcaaaaatgaaaagaatagCATTCTGTTAAATACGAATGATGCATTGTTAAATGAGATAAAAAATTcgttttttgattttttaaaaaaaaaattaaatggtGAATATTATGACGTAAATTTTGAAGATAACATAGTAACAAATCGAAATGTTCATATGatatgtttaattttatgtagaaagcaagtaataaatatgttgGAGGAGGTGTACAAGAGTATTATGTTTTATGCAGTAGATGAGCAGGATGATGAAGAAGGCAACGTCAGTAGTGGTAGTGCTAGTAGTATCAATAAAACTAGCAGCAGTATGGTTGTAAAGAGATTAAGAAATATGAATAGTCTTATGCTATTCCTGAACACAGCCAATGCCACGTACAGCTGTGACAATGCTAATGAAAATAGAAGCGGCGGTAGCGGCATGAATAGCGGAAACAGCAGCAGCAGCAGGAGTCGTCATTACAACCATGTGAATGTTAAGCGAGAAACTCAAGATGAGGGAATTGACAATGAGGAGGATGTGAACATCAATAATGATAACAACAATGTTCAGCAGGAGGACGAGGAGCGTGTACAATATGGACGTAAAACAAATTTAAGCACAATGAGtaatggaaataataaaggaaataaaataaacaagttaaatttaaataaaaaggcaATGACAAATTATGTTCGTAAAGAAAACAACGAAACGCAAATTAGCTTGTCCACGTGCTTAACGGAATCTTCATCATTGATTGATAAGAAATTCAAGGAAAAactatgtaaaaaaaaaattattaataacttGGAGCACTGTAGTGGGGGAGGCATAATCTTAGAGAAACCCCTGTCGAAAAATGCGCTTTACGAGTGTGCAAATGGGAATATCAGCGGTAATGTAAGCGGTAATGTAAGCGGTAATGTTAGCGGTAATGTTAGCGGAAACGCTAGTAGTGGTGGGCATGACGGTGCTAATAGCCATTTGACCAATGGAAACAGCTCAAGTGGAAACCAccataataacaataacaactCGACAAATGATTATTTCAGTGATATGATGGTTTATATTTCATGGGTGCCGAAAAGTGCAAGATGCCAGTACCCGTTAGAATTACCAAAAAATTCAGCTGAAAGAAATAAGCTAGCAGAGTATATTGAAGCAAAGGAGCAaatgttgtatatattaagatTAATGGGTTATGATGAAAtagataatatttatttccaCCCACCTAAAGGAtcacatattaaaataaagtttCGAACATTAGGTtgtatgaataaatttttaaaagcatACAAAAATACTCCAGATAAATGGAAAGAAgatatgtttaatttttttaatattccaTTGAGAAGTAGTATATCTGTGCGAGATCTAAGAATCGAAAGAGCTGTGCCTAGATCCTCTGCTGcggaatttaaaaaaataaaaaaatttaacaaaaattatcatGACCTGTTTCTGTTTAAGGATAATTATAATCTATGTGAGGATGTCAACAATAACAACAGCagcagtaacaataacaataacaacatTGGTAGTAGTATTAGTAATCATAACAACGTTAGTAGTAGTGGTAACAACAGTGCGCttgaaaaaatggaaaaaataaattttcactATGATACATACAACAAACACATTGTTATGCAGAATAATAGAGCGGGAATGATGAATAACAACAACAGTGGTGCTGGTGCTGGTGGTGGTCTGCCTACTAGTAGCAGTAGTGGTATGATGACGATAAGGAAAATGAacgaaaacaaaaaaagttttCCAAGAATTATGATGAAGGGGAGTAACAGTATGATACATACTGAGTACGGAAACAACAATATGATTAGTAGTAGTGGTTTGATGATGGGGGAGATGAACAGCATAGCTGGTGTAGGAGGAGGAGGTGTTGCAGTGGTAGGTGGAGGTATTGAAAGttgtaatagtaatagtaatagtaacatgATTCTGAACATGGATAGTCATAACAATAGTAGAAATAGTAACAATATGAGCTGCCGGACGAATCTTATGAATGGAGCTCTTGCATTTACAGCAAACAATAATAGTACTAGAACTGCTGGCACTACTAGTGCTACGACTACTACCACTGCCACACCAGTATTGATGTCAAATGGTTTATTAAGTAAGAATAATAGCGGTAATAGCAGCAGCATTATGAATACTAATGGAAATactagtagtaatagtaataataatataaataatataaataatataaataatagtaatattaataatattaataatatcgATAACATAATGAATGGAAATTACAGTAATGATAGTATAAAGAATGCTGCCCATAATATAAAggataataatagtagtaacacCACTAATACCACCAAGGTGTTTTTAGGGCCCAAGATTggaaataatattagtagTGGTTATGTGGGAGGCAGCATGAGTGCAAATTTTGGCAGTGTAAGCGGTAACATAGGTGGTAATATAGGAGGCGGAAGTATGAGTGGAAGTGGATATCATAATAGTTCAAACGTACCAGGAGTtgtatgtatgaataataaaggagtaaatatgaacaaattaaattataatattaatcaTAGTTGTACAATGTTTACTCCTAGAAATTCTTCAAGGAATGTTTATGCTttgaagaataataaaagtagtGGTATAAATAATAGATGTGTTGGAGGAGGAGCAGGACCCCATTTGGTGAactcaaattttttaaatacaaatactATACATACTATGAATAAAGATTTTATACAGAATGGAACTTATGGTTTTAAAAAGCCGACTCATTATGCTTCATTTTCCAATAATGCCTGTACTAATGTAAATTCTTTGAAtgatcatattttttcctttaacaGTGGCATAAATAGAAGCAACCATAATGGTGTTATTGGCAGTGCTAGTAGTGTTAGTGGT
It encodes the following:
- a CDS encoding asparagine-rich protein, encoding MEEVKVEGGKDARKEDGCKKKGNVVEQNDKRDSNSKNEETLKSGGGSSSSSGGGGSGYLFNLLDRLNNLKKIKPKVTGEDEENANSNVSRNDDKKGGVGEEIKKSKSENENSKMEAKKEEKKEAKVEAKVEVKKSEVTEKEAGIDLVCEKVNVSKVEVSKKEELTEEMKDKDERDSKHGSEWSSEHNSEQRAEELIGEECTAASNNNSVVVDGVNRKDAREYDEKEVNQSSELKKENHHANSVSTNNSRSRSSNSRSSGSSSGSGSNISSSSRNDGCGNNELEVEKIYVHELDRMEKLIKEIRRNEELYGDEANNLFLLYNDLYSCMLENLEHVNMTNKDVKLLLKEEIEKLKENSNLIYSFLKNGKNEKNSILLNTNDALLNEIKNSFFDFLKKKLNGEYYDVNFEDNIVTNRNVHMICLILCRKQVINMLEEVYKSIMFYAVDEQDDEEGNVSSGSASSINKTSSSMVVKRLRNMNSLMLFLNTANATYSCDNANENRSGGSGMNSGNSSSSRSRHYNHVNVKRETQDEGIDNEEDVNINNDNNNVQQEDEERVQYGRKTNLSTMSNGNNKGNKINKLNLNKKAMTNYVRKENNETQISLSTCLTESSSLIDKKFKEKLCKKKIINNLEHCSGGGIILEKPLSKNALYECANGNISGNVSGNVSGNVSGNVSGNASSGGHDGANSHLTNGNSSSGNHHNNNNNSTNDYFSDMMVYISWVPKSARCQYPLELPKNSAERNKLAEYIEAKEQMLYILRLMGYDEIDNIYFHPPKGSHIKIKFRTLGCMNKFLKAYKNTPDKWKEDMFNFFNIPLRSSISVRDLRIERAVPRSSAAEFKKIKKFNKNYHDLFLFKDNYNLCEDVNNNNSSSNNNNNNIGSSISNHNNVSSSGNNSALEKMEKINFHYDTYNKHIVMQNNRAGMMNNNNSGAGAGGGLPTSSSSGMMTIRKMNENKKSFPRIMMKGSNSMIHTEYGNNNMISSSGLMMGEMNSIAGVGGGGVAVVGGGIESCNSNSNSNMILNMDSHNNSRNSNNMSCRTNLMNGALAFTANNNSTRTAGTTSATTTTTATPVLMSNGLLSKNNSGNSSSIMNTNGNTSSNSNNNINNINNINNSNINNINNIDNIMNGNYSNDSIKNAAHNIKDNNSSNTTNTTKVFLGPKIGNNISSGYVGGSMSANFGSVSGNIGGNIGGGSMSGSGYHNSSNVPGVVCMNNKGVNMNKLNYNINHSCTMFTPRNSSRNVYALKNNKSSGINNRCVGGGAGPHLVNSNFLNTNTIHTMNKDFIQNGTYGFKKPTHYASFSNNACTNVNSLNDHIFSFNSGINRSNHNGVIGSASSVSGIRDVSSNLNSTMNNVSGSNNESNNGSNNSSNNSSNNSTRGTPNMSASINHFGNSHNIDPTNSSKDKSTLRNFKGCYLGSNSANTTSGNNSGNSSNANCNVIGSGSANSNAINFSVNNNGNDSCTSSRSCNGFNNSGGNSCRNNTNNGGSSMVNDASIHGIGLMKAHSNISSINSVNNMSNMANMGNLNGSSSCSSSININNSSVSKKCSAELMTEKYTQNDELKDDLKNLINIDFINDTDMDYEEEEEEEESPQVNKSLVRNVSHMHRLPNSKSFNTLNSCINEDLLKGGNREVDGNNCNRGYSDGSSSSSSSSNRNRNNRSYSSSNNSSRSNGDVKTREYEKMHMSNVKKESNYMMMNKSEGEEEQQQECKPHHQRHSKDEMNFNENEFAYSSANIVSNTNTNNSNSNKVVLGSGSADGAAVVMSDGYNNYFAKDDKSNLYDSNSIGNGTGNIKKNGKNVFTYYNSAMEQATAVQGVENSSSGGVHNNVNINQGNNNNSSSTSSSSGNNISLNMDVTSINDSYSTLKHVNNINRNGSNGRSGSSSHNINNNGNPSTIYRNSVKPKAYMNELSLNNAFGSSTGNKYDENFCEIKKKEEKMARESGGEECGMELNNNKEDKNNSNSSSNGYSSNSSNNKSFLNYPFHTPRVENNQNFSDKYVNFF